A stretch of Desulfobacter hydrogenophilus DNA encodes these proteins:
- the selB gene encoding selenocysteine-specific translation elongation factor, whose translation MDNIILGTAGHIDHGKTSLVKALTGIETDRLKEEKERGITIELGFASLDLPNGQHIGIVDMPGHEKFVKNMVAGSSGIDVVVMVIAADEGVMPQTREHMEICNLMGINHGMIALTKTDLVDDDLLELAMDDIHDFIQDTFLEDKPIVPVSSATGQGLEDFLSTLEEICTQIPPRKFSSIFRLPVDRVFSMKGFGTVITGTLISGQVSVGQDIMVFPRKITSKVRGLQVHSSSVETAIAGTRTAINFQGLDREAVFRGDVLSTPGALIESYMVDAQFHYLKSNAKPAKARTRVRFHSGTSEIQGYMILLDRETLLPGDTAPVQFRLESPVCCIKDDRYVIRSYSPVKTIGGGAILNPVSQKYKLKDTATIEGLYDLAAQDDEKTIAYFLSIKGYSGLTLNELRVMTNVPDKKLAAALQKMLAKQEAVITDKEKQIYVHGTIFDEFKEKVLERLTIYHQANPLKEGMPAQELKSKFQYVDDARFFNILFHRLEKENLIVLNKNLVKLSEFKVALQVDQHETKEKIANIYKKAGLTPPFFRTICQDLDLDQKTGKDVMQMLIDEKQVIKTKDDLFFDAVAVNNLATELIEFLKANEKITTPQFKDMTGISRKYVIPLIEYFDAMHLTIRVEDHRQLRKKLA comes from the coding sequence GTGGACAATATAATTCTGGGCACAGCAGGACACATTGATCATGGGAAAACCAGCCTGGTCAAGGCATTGACAGGCATTGAAACAGACCGTCTCAAGGAAGAAAAAGAACGCGGTATCACTATAGAACTTGGGTTTGCCTCCCTGGATCTTCCCAATGGACAGCACATCGGCATCGTGGACATGCCCGGTCATGAAAAATTTGTAAAAAACATGGTGGCCGGTTCGTCGGGCATTGATGTGGTGGTCATGGTTATTGCGGCAGATGAAGGCGTCATGCCCCAGACCCGGGAGCACATGGAGATCTGCAACCTCATGGGCATCAACCACGGCATGATTGCCCTGACTAAAACGGATCTTGTGGATGACGATCTGCTGGAACTTGCAATGGACGACATCCATGACTTTATCCAAGACACCTTCCTTGAAGACAAACCCATTGTCCCCGTGTCCTCTGCCACAGGCCAAGGGCTGGAGGACTTTTTAAGCACCCTTGAAGAAATATGTACACAAATCCCGCCCCGTAAATTTTCTTCCATTTTCCGACTTCCCGTGGACCGGGTATTTTCCATGAAAGGGTTCGGCACGGTCATCACCGGAACTCTGATTTCAGGTCAGGTGAGCGTGGGCCAGGACATCATGGTGTTTCCAAGGAAAATCACATCAAAGGTCCGGGGCCTGCAGGTGCATTCCAGCTCGGTGGAAACAGCCATAGCCGGTACCCGGACGGCCATCAATTTCCAGGGTCTTGACCGGGAAGCCGTATTCAGAGGCGATGTACTCTCCACGCCGGGGGCTTTGATTGAAAGCTATATGGTGGATGCACAGTTTCATTACCTGAAAAGCAATGCCAAGCCGGCCAAAGCCCGGACAAGGGTAAGATTCCATTCGGGCACAAGTGAAATACAAGGGTACATGATCCTGCTGGACAGGGAAACGCTTTTGCCCGGGGACACGGCACCGGTTCAGTTCCGCCTGGAATCCCCGGTCTGCTGTATCAAAGACGACAGATACGTTATCCGATCCTACTCTCCTGTTAAAACCATCGGGGGCGGTGCCATCCTCAACCCGGTGTCCCAGAAATACAAGCTTAAAGACACGGCTACGATTGAAGGACTTTATGACCTTGCTGCACAGGATGATGAAAAAACCATTGCCTATTTTCTCTCCATCAAGGGATATTCCGGGTTGACCTTAAATGAATTAAGGGTCATGACCAATGTCCCGGACAAAAAACTGGCTGCCGCTTTGCAGAAAATGCTTGCAAAACAGGAAGCTGTCATAACGGACAAGGAGAAGCAGATCTATGTACATGGCACTATTTTTGATGAATTTAAGGAAAAAGTACTGGAACGGCTGACCATCTATCACCAGGCAAACCCTTTGAAGGAAGGCATGCCGGCCCAGGAGCTGAAATCCAAATTTCAATATGTGGATGATGCCCGGTTTTTCAACATCCTGTTCCACCGCCTGGAAAAGGAAAACCTCATTGTTCTGAACAAAAACCTTGTGAAACTTTCAGAATTCAAGGTGGCCCTGCAGGTGGACCAGCATGAAACCAAAGAAAAAATTGCCAACATTTACAAAAAAGCTGGTCTGACCCCACCCTTTTTCCGCACCATATGCCAAGATCTGGACCTGGACCAGAAAACGGGGAAGGATGTGATGCAGATGCTCATTGATGAAAAACAGGTGATCAAAACAAAAGATGACCTATTTTTTGATGCCGTTGCCGTCAATAATCTTGCAACAGAACTCATTGAATTCCTCAAAGCCAATGAAAAGATCACCACACCGCAATTTAAGGATATGACCGGCATTTCCAGAAAATATGTTATCCCTTTGATTGAATATTTTGACGCCATGCACCTGACCATACGGGTTGAGGACCACCGGCAGTTAAGGAAGAAACTGGCCTGA
- the hemW gene encoding radical SAM family heme chaperone HemW, which yields MCKHLYIHVPFCIKKCRYCDFYSKTNLSLISDYVTALVQEIRLRSPSTVLQPKGNAATVYFGGGTPSLLGPQHLEAILRALDNAFGLCRQTEITLEANPGTLDEIHLKSFQSMGINRVSLGVQSLDPVQLALLGRIHSADDAVHAVEKVRAAGIENISLDLIYGLPGQTGEHLIRELDAALDLSPAHLSCYMLTLEPGTALHAMHERGQFLPMAQSDQVDLFYAVATYLKARGWDHYEVSSFATHTALRSLHNRAYWQMLPYHGFGPAAHSYAVKGDTDGSAVYKRFWNAPDLNGYIRALKKGEFPAFDSEILTLEQRQIEFVMVGLRTSMGLDIRTGQSLWQNRFLTVFQRLMDNLEDKGLARFQDAGQRFVLTLDGWMRLDSIVTSFVEKI from the coding sequence TTGTGTAAGCACCTTTATATTCACGTTCCCTTTTGTATAAAAAAATGCAGGTATTGCGATTTTTATTCCAAAACCAACCTCTCTTTGATTTCTGATTATGTCACGGCCCTAGTCCAGGAAATTCGGCTGCGTTCACCTTCAACTGTATTACAGCCCAAAGGCAACGCTGCAACTGTGTACTTCGGTGGCGGCACGCCGTCTCTGCTTGGACCTCAGCACCTTGAAGCCATTCTGCGAGCTTTGGACAACGCCTTTGGCCTTTGTCGTCAGACCGAAATCACCCTTGAAGCCAATCCCGGTACCCTGGACGAGATCCATTTGAAATCGTTCCAAAGTATGGGGATTAATCGTGTAAGCCTCGGTGTCCAGTCACTTGATCCGGTACAGCTTGCCCTTTTAGGGCGTATTCATTCAGCAGATGATGCCGTACATGCCGTGGAAAAGGTCCGTGCTGCCGGTATTGAAAATATAAGTCTGGATCTTATTTACGGCCTTCCCGGTCAGACCGGAGAACACCTGATCCGGGAGCTGGATGCTGCCTTGGATCTATCGCCTGCGCATCTTTCCTGTTATATGCTTACTCTGGAACCGGGCACGGCTCTGCATGCCATGCATGAACGGGGTCAGTTTTTACCTATGGCACAATCGGATCAGGTTGATCTGTTCTATGCGGTTGCCACATATTTGAAGGCCCGTGGATGGGATCATTATGAAGTATCCAGTTTTGCAACGCATACAGCCCTTCGTTCCCTGCACAACCGTGCGTATTGGCAGATGTTGCCCTACCATGGATTCGGGCCGGCCGCCCATTCCTATGCCGTAAAGGGCGATACGGATGGATCGGCTGTGTATAAAAGGTTCTGGAATGCCCCGGACCTGAATGGATATATCAGAGCCTTGAAAAAAGGAGAATTTCCCGCATTTGACAGTGAAATCCTTACCCTGGAACAGCGGCAGATAGAATTTGTTATGGTGGGGCTGCGGACATCCATGGGCCTTGACATTAGAACCGGGCAAAGCCTGTGGCAGAATCGGTTTTTAACCGTGTTTCAACGCCTAATGGACAACCTTGAAGATAAAGGGTTGGCCCGATTCCAGGACGCCGGGCAACGATTTGTTTTGACCCTTGACGGCTGGATGCGCCTGGACAGTATCGTTACTTCTTTTGTTGAAAAAATTTGA
- a CDS encoding radical SAM protein, which yields MTDDKQTQTYQGYEQGTIYPANDAYSLLLRLIRNCPWNRCSFCPVYKKQKFSIRPVEDIIKDIDLVRTYIDRLLQENATPIAFDQERIHSIYTAFEVRDRVAFNNAVKWHAAGMASIFLQDANPLVMKPKDLLFVLGHIKDCFTQTETIATYARSSTILQLPDDTLEQLHKLGLNRIHLGLESGSNLVLNRMRTGVDRAGHIEAGKRIRQAGIKLYTYVMPGLGGVDLSIEHALETAEALNAINPDVIKIRTLGLSPSTELSHWQLRGMFEKPGDAMIATEVRLMLEALDNIQSRVKSDHILNLFETVTGKMPHDKEKMIGVIDRFFELAPQERILYQIGRRMGFFKGLEDMDTSPQMDQVRLACENYGVTPKNVDQILDRLMTRFV from the coding sequence ATGACAGACGATAAACAGACACAGACATACCAGGGATATGAACAGGGAACCATTTATCCGGCCAATGATGCATACAGCCTGCTGCTGCGTCTGATCCGGAACTGCCCGTGGAATCGCTGTTCCTTTTGTCCGGTTTATAAAAAGCAGAAATTTTCCATACGCCCTGTGGAAGATATTATTAAAGACATTGACCTGGTTCGTACATACATTGACAGGCTGCTTCAGGAAAATGCCACGCCCATTGCCTTTGATCAGGAGCGGATTCATTCCATTTATACCGCTTTCGAGGTTCGGGACCGGGTTGCATTCAACAATGCTGTCAAGTGGCATGCTGCGGGCATGGCCTCCATTTTCCTCCAGGATGCCAATCCCCTGGTTATGAAACCCAAGGACCTGCTTTTTGTGCTCGGGCATATCAAGGACTGTTTTACTCAAACTGAAACCATTGCCACCTATGCCAGAAGCAGCACCATCCTTCAATTGCCTGACGATACTCTGGAACAGTTGCATAAACTTGGTCTTAACCGAATTCATCTGGGCCTTGAAAGTGGGTCAAATTTGGTGCTTAACCGTATGCGTACAGGAGTTGACAGAGCCGGCCACATAGAGGCGGGTAAACGGATCCGGCAGGCAGGTATTAAGTTGTATACGTATGTGATGCCGGGTTTAGGTGGCGTTGATTTGTCCATTGAGCATGCCCTTGAGACCGCTGAAGCACTGAATGCCATTAATCCGGATGTGATCAAAATTCGGACCCTGGGTCTTTCTCCTTCCACAGAACTTTCCCACTGGCAGCTTCGGGGTATGTTTGAAAAACCGGGTGATGCCATGATTGCCACGGAAGTGCGCCTGATGCTTGAGGCACTGGACAATATCCAGTCCCGTGTAAAAAGTGATCACATTCTGAATCTGTTTGAAACTGTTACCGGTAAGATGCCCCATGACAAGGAGAAAATGATTGGGGTTATTGACCGGTTTTTTGAATTGGCCCCCCAAGAGCGTATCCTTTATCAGATCGGTCGGCGCATGGGTTTTTTTAAGGGGCTTGAAGATATGGATACAAGCCCCCAAATGGACCAGGTGCGGCTTGCCTGTGAAAATTACGGCGTCACCCCAAAAAACGTGGACCAGATTCTTGACCGGCTGATGACGCGGTTTGTGTAA
- a CDS encoding DegT/DnrJ/EryC1/StrS family aminotransferase: MPGFELFSDEERKQVNDVLETGVLFRYGFEGARNGHFKALEFEKKLAQITGTRFSHLCSSGTAALCTALAACGIGAGDEVIVPPFTFVATFEALIQAGAVPVFADIDQTLCLDPDRLEAAITPRTKAVVPVHMCGAMARIDEIKAFCDKKGLILLEDACQSLGASFKGSHLGTFGKAGCFSFDSVKTVTCGEGGGIITNDEDIYTRCCQYADHGHDHLGGPDRGADDHPIMGTNYRISELNAAVGVAQLGKLDRIVEIQKKNKAAIKDAMKKIEGVTFRALPDPDGDSATFLSFFMPTQDQAEQAAKKLAKNGAPCAYWYNNNWHYYKEWHHLKKMKRAAKLPFELSADLPDYEGLVLEQSEDIMKRALSMQIMLSWTDDDMDKRIQAVLNALT; this comes from the coding sequence ATGCCTGGCTTTGAATTATTTTCAGATGAGGAACGTAAACAGGTCAATGATGTACTGGAAACGGGCGTTTTATTCAGATACGGATTTGAAGGGGCCAGAAACGGCCATTTTAAAGCCCTGGAATTTGAGAAAAAACTGGCCCAAATAACAGGTACGAGGTTCAGCCACCTATGTTCCAGCGGAACAGCAGCCCTTTGCACGGCCCTTGCCGCCTGCGGCATCGGGGCTGGGGACGAGGTTATTGTTCCGCCGTTTACCTTTGTGGCCACATTTGAAGCCTTGATCCAGGCAGGTGCAGTCCCTGTGTTTGCAGACATTGACCAGACCCTTTGCTTGGACCCGGACCGCCTGGAAGCGGCTATAACACCGAGGACCAAGGCAGTAGTACCGGTGCACATGTGCGGGGCCATGGCAAGGATTGATGAGATAAAAGCCTTTTGCGATAAAAAGGGTCTGATACTTTTGGAAGATGCGTGCCAGTCTTTGGGCGCAAGTTTTAAGGGCAGTCATCTGGGCACATTCGGCAAGGCCGGCTGTTTTTCCTTTGACTCGGTTAAAACCGTGACCTGTGGTGAAGGCGGCGGTATTATTACAAATGACGAAGATATTTATACCCGGTGCTGCCAGTATGCCGATCATGGCCATGACCACCTAGGCGGGCCGGACCGAGGCGCGGACGACCATCCCATCATGGGCACCAACTACAGAATATCCGAACTTAATGCCGCAGTGGGGGTTGCCCAGTTAGGCAAACTTGACCGCATCGTTGAAATCCAGAAAAAAAATAAAGCCGCCATAAAAGATGCCATGAAAAAAATTGAAGGCGTTACCTTCCGCGCACTTCCCGACCCGGATGGGGACTCGGCTACCTTCTTGAGCTTTTTTATGCCCACACAAGATCAGGCCGAACAGGCGGCAAAAAAACTTGCAAAAAACGGGGCACCTTGTGCCTACTGGTATAACAACAACTGGCATTATTATAAAGAATGGCACCACCTCAAGAAAATGAAACGTGCAGCCAAACTGCCTTTTGAATTGAGTGCCGACCTGCCGGATTATGAAGGCCTTGTCCTGGAACAAAGTGAAGACATCATGAAACGGGCGCTGTCCATGCAGATCATGCTGTCCTGGACCGATGATGATATGGACAAACGTATACAGGCTGTATTAAATGCTTTAACCTAA
- a CDS encoding iron-containing alcohol dehydrogenase family protein, which translates to MFRNFKLVPKILFGRGCFAQLDEVVGGRRKSGEDWAVFVVDDVFKGKDLEKRIPLHDNDFLLWVNVADEPKTGYVDKLTLEAKNFNAAFPCAVIGIGGGSAMDLAKSVSLMLTNEGSSTEYQGWDLIKNPAVWHAAVPTLSGTGAEVSRTAVLTGPEKKLGLNSDYTVFDQVVLDPELTKDVPKEQHFYTGMDCYIHCIESLQGTYINEFSKAYGEKSLDLCRQVFVDNHPDSADKLMMASFFGGMSIAYSQVGACHALSYGLSYVLGTHHGVGCCITFDTLDEYYPDGVKEFRAIMNKTGVDIPRGLTKDLTGDQMETMIRVALGLDPLWENCLGKDWKNIMTRDKARSLFEKM; encoded by the coding sequence ATGTTCAGAAATTTTAAGCTGGTTCCCAAAATTCTTTTCGGCCGGGGCTGTTTTGCCCAGCTTGACGAGGTAGTGGGCGGTCGGCGCAAGTCCGGTGAAGACTGGGCAGTTTTTGTTGTGGATGATGTATTTAAAGGCAAGGACCTTGAAAAACGCATCCCCTTGCATGACAACGATTTTCTTTTGTGGGTCAATGTCGCGGATGAGCCCAAAACAGGCTATGTGGATAAGCTCACCCTGGAAGCAAAAAATTTCAACGCTGCCTTTCCCTGTGCTGTCATCGGTATTGGGGGCGGCTCCGCCATGGACCTTGCCAAATCCGTCTCTTTGATGCTCACCAATGAGGGTTCATCCACCGAGTACCAGGGATGGGATCTGATCAAGAACCCGGCCGTATGGCATGCAGCCGTACCCACCCTTTCCGGTACGGGTGCCGAGGTTTCCCGGACGGCCGTGCTCACCGGACCCGAGAAAAAACTGGGACTGAACTCCGATTATACGGTGTTTGACCAGGTGGTCCTGGACCCTGAACTGACCAAAGACGTGCCCAAGGAACAGCACTTTTACACCGGCATGGACTGCTATATTCACTGCATTGAGTCTTTGCAGGGCACCTATATCAATGAATTTTCCAAAGCCTATGGGGAAAAATCATTGGATCTTTGCCGCCAGGTATTTGTGGATAACCATCCAGATTCGGCTGACAAGCTGATGATGGCCTCCTTTTTCGGCGGCATGAGCATTGCGTACTCCCAGGTGGGTGCCTGCCATGCCTTGTCCTATGGCCTATCCTATGTGCTTGGCACCCATCACGGTGTAGGCTGCTGCATCACCTTTGACACCCTGGATGAATACTATCCTGACGGGGTGAAAGAATTTCGAGCCATTATGAACAAAACAGGGGTGGACATTCCCAGAGGGCTAACAAAGGACCTTACCGGGGATCAAATGGAAACCATGATCCGTGTAGCATTAGGCCTTGATCCCTTGTGGGAAAACTGCCTGGGTAAAGACTGGAAAAATATCATGACCCGTGACAAGGCCCGCAGCCTTTTTGAGAAGATGTAG
- the kdsB gene encoding 3-deoxy-manno-octulosonate cytidylyltransferase, with translation MPIAVIPARFGSSRLGGKPLINIAGKPMIQRVFEQSQKSSVVTRTIVATDDERIVSAVKAFGGDAVMTLDTCRSGTDRVAETAKMLGADDKDIIINIQGDQPMFDPISLDDLIRPFDEDPGLAMSTLAYKIKNPREITDPKDVKVVFNRQGFAMYFSRAQIPFPRDGQTDVDYYKHLGFYAYTKAFLDQIVTLDSGTCEQVEKLEQLRVLEYGFPIKVAVTQYDSPEIDLPEDIERVEAILREHG, from the coding sequence ATGCCCATCGCAGTGATTCCAGCTCGTTTCGGTTCCAGTCGACTTGGGGGCAAGCCGTTGATTAACATTGCAGGCAAGCCCATGATCCAGCGGGTATTTGAGCAATCCCAAAAATCATCCGTGGTGACAAGAACCATTGTTGCCACGGATGATGAACGTATTGTCAGTGCCGTCAAGGCATTTGGCGGAGACGCCGTAATGACCTTGGACACCTGCCGCTCCGGTACGGACCGGGTGGCTGAAACCGCCAAGATGCTTGGTGCGGATGATAAAGATATTATCATCAATATCCAGGGGGATCAGCCTATGTTTGATCCTATAAGCCTTGATGATTTGATCAGGCCCTTTGACGAAGATCCCGGCCTTGCCATGTCCACCCTGGCGTATAAAATCAAAAATCCCCGGGAAATTACAGATCCCAAGGACGTAAAGGTCGTGTTCAATCGCCAGGGCTTTGCCATGTATTTTTCCCGGGCCCAGATTCCCTTTCCCCGGGACGGCCAGACAGATGTAGACTACTATAAGCATTTAGGGTTTTACGCCTATACGAAAGCCTTTCTGGACCAAATCGTCACCCTTGACAGCGGCACCTGCGAACAGGTGGAAAAGCTGGAACAGCTTCGGGTGCTGGAATACGGCTTCCCCATCAAAGTGGCTGTCACCCAATATGATTCACCTGAGATTGATCTGCCCGAAGATATTGAACGTGTTGAAGCAATCCTGCGCGAACACGGCTGA
- a CDS encoding glycosyltransferase, protein MNKFYKIIHTSSRILWGNREKRILCESLWMKKNGHQVAIIAPGDSVLFKKAKQNGLMVYPMSFKSLAGIGEYGRIKQIFAGEQPFVVNAHGKGDAKLALKAAQTMGVPCRIMSRHNGKRVKSTWPNKKIYKTLCHYIFTTSKDSAKHLKQTFSLSDMQIFSIPDGIIMPDATAPPNETPQTAARQKLANSLGLETDARFIGIFGKTARQSKQQLYKIADQLSRHFPSHHLVIAGIPENQNTMDKRFISLAHIPALPEGQDAFYQALDCCLYFPNSQNFYQGVPWEVIRAMACFCPVIGPDAPGIRDILIDNKTGRVFDPRQSESLPKIINWVLNTPQTIQTLVREAQSRVEKHYTMDAMGRDILRIYRLRQIKIDRKFQMSS, encoded by the coding sequence ATGAATAAATTCTATAAAATCATCCATACGTCAAGTCGAATCCTATGGGGAAACAGGGAAAAACGAATTCTTTGTGAATCATTGTGGATGAAAAAAAATGGTCACCAGGTAGCCATTATTGCACCTGGGGATAGTGTTTTGTTCAAAAAAGCCAAACAAAATGGATTGATGGTTTATCCCATGTCCTTCAAATCATTGGCCGGAATCGGTGAGTATGGGCGGATCAAACAGATATTTGCCGGAGAACAACCCTTTGTGGTCAATGCCCACGGAAAAGGCGATGCCAAACTTGCTTTGAAGGCAGCCCAGACCATGGGCGTCCCCTGCCGGATCATGTCCCGCCACAATGGGAAACGGGTTAAAAGCACCTGGCCCAACAAAAAAATTTATAAAACCCTTTGCCACTACATTTTCACCACTTCAAAAGACAGCGCAAAGCACTTGAAGCAGACCTTTTCCCTTTCAGACATGCAAATTTTCTCCATTCCCGACGGCATTATCATGCCTGATGCTACCGCTCCCCCAAACGAAACACCCCAAACAGCGGCCAGACAAAAGCTGGCAAACAGCTTGGGATTGGAAACAGATGCCCGGTTTATTGGTATTTTTGGTAAAACAGCACGCCAAAGTAAACAGCAGCTTTACAAAATCGCTGACCAACTTAGTCGGCACTTCCCTTCTCATCATCTGGTGATTGCCGGTATCCCCGAAAACCAGAATACCATGGATAAAAGATTCATCTCCCTGGCGCATATACCGGCGCTGCCAGAAGGACAGGATGCCTTCTACCAGGCCTTGGACTGCTGTCTTTATTTCCCCAACTCCCAAAATTTTTACCAGGGGGTACCTTGGGAAGTAATAAGGGCCATGGCTTGCTTCTGCCCGGTGATCGGTCCGGATGCGCCCGGTATCAGAGATATTCTTATTGATAATAAAACCGGTAGGGTCTTTGACCCAAGGCAATCTGAATCGTTGCCAAAAATCATTAACTGGGTCCTGAATACTCCTCAGACGATTCAGACCCTGGTCCGGGAAGCCCAGTCCAGGGTTGAAAAACACTACACCATGGATGCCATGGGCAGGGATATCTTGCGTATTTACCGGTTACGCCAAATAAAAATTGATCGAAAATTTCAAATGAGTTCTTAG
- a CDS encoding hydrogenase maturation protease: MTSKVYTKKTLVFGCGNILFGNDGFGPEVIYKIEQADTLPDSVLVMDAGTGIRDLVFDLLLMDTPPELVVVIDAITVPDRRHGEIFTIDVAKVPKKKLADFSLHQCPSSNLLAQLAQRGTKVEVIAMNTEFIPDEICPGLCPVAQKAVEEAAQLVLEKLKSRIAFNL; this comes from the coding sequence GTGACATCTAAAGTTTATACAAAAAAAACCCTGGTTTTCGGCTGTGGTAATATATTATTTGGCAATGACGGCTTTGGCCCTGAGGTTATTTACAAAATAGAGCAAGCGGATACCCTTCCGGACAGCGTTCTGGTGATGGACGCAGGAACGGGAATTCGTGATCTTGTTTTTGACCTGCTGCTCATGGACACCCCCCCGGAGTTAGTCGTGGTCATTGACGCCATCACCGTGCCTGATCGTCGTCATGGAGAAATATTCACCATTGATGTGGCCAAGGTACCGAAAAAAAAACTTGCGGATTTTTCCCTGCACCAATGCCCGTCATCAAATCTCTTGGCCCAGCTTGCCCAACGGGGGACTAAAGTTGAGGTCATTGCAATGAACACAGAATTTATTCCCGATGAAATCTGTCCGGGGCTTTGCCCGGTGGCACAAAAAGCAGTGGAAGAAGCTGCACAACTGGTTCTTGAAAAATTAAAAAGCCGCATTGCTTTTAATTTATAA